Proteins from a genomic interval of Panthera tigris isolate Pti1 chromosome A2, P.tigris_Pti1_mat1.1, whole genome shotgun sequence:
- the LOC102953820 gene encoding olfactory receptor 2A12-like, with translation MGSNQTWITEVILLGFQVDPKLELFLFGFFLLFYSLTLMGNGMVLGLICWDSTLHTPMYFFLSNLAIVDMSYASSIVPKMLANLTMQKKTISFAPCLLQTFLYLALAVTECTSLVVMSYDRYVAICHPLHYAVIMSWRVCTILAATCWIFSFLLALVHITLILRLPFCGPQTIDHFFCQIMSVFKLACADTRLNQTVLFVGSVFVLVGPLCLVLVSYTCILFAILRIQSWESQRKAFSTCSSHLCVVGLFFGSAIVMYMAPKSRHSQEQRKILSLFYSLFNPMLNPMIYSVRNAEVKGALRRFLRKKTSV, from the coding sequence ATGGGAAGCAATCAGACATGGATCACAGAAGTCATCCTGCTGGGATTCCAGGTTGACCCCAAACTTGAACTTTTCCTCTTTGGGTTCTTCTTGCTATTCTATAGCCTCACGCTGATGGGAAATGGGATGGTCCTGGGGCTCATCTGCTGGGATTCTACActgcacacccccatgtacttcttcctctcaAACCTGGCCATTGTCGACATGTCCTATGCCTCAAGCATTGTCCCCAAGATGCTGGCAAATCTTACAATGCAGAAGAAAACCATCTCCTTTGCTCCATGCCTACTTCAGACTTTTTTGTATTTGGCACTTGCTGTCACAGAGTGTACGAGTTTGGTGGTAATGTCCTATGATAGGtatgtggccatctgtcaccccCTACATTACGCTGTCATCATGAGCTGGAGAGTGTGCACTATCCTGGCTGCCACTTGCTGGATATTCAGCTTCCTCTTGGCTCTGGTCCATATTACTCTCATCCTGAGGTTGCCCTTTTGTGGGCCACAAACAATCGACCACTTTTTCTGTCAAATCATGTCAGTATTCAAATTGGCCTGTGCTGACACTAGACTCAACCAAACTGTTCTCTTTGTGGGCTCTGTGTTTGTTTTAGTCGGGCCCCTCTGCCTGGTGCTGGTGTCCTACACATGCATCCTGTTCGCCATCCTGAGGATCCAGTCCTGGGAGAGCCAAAGAaaggccttctccacctgctcctcccacctctgcGTGGTGGGGCTCTTCTTTGGAAGTGCCATTGTCATGTACATGGCCCCCAAATCCCGCCATTCTCAAGAACAAAGAAAGATACTATCATTGTTTTACAGCCTTTTCAACCCTATGCTAAACCCGATGATCTACAGCGTGAGGAATGCTGAGGTGAAGGGTGCCCTGAGGAGATTTCTGAGGAAGAAGACATCAGTGTGA
- the LOC102953542 gene encoding olfactory receptor 2A25, whose translation MGRNKTSVTEFILLGFPLNSRIQMLLFGLFSLFYAFTLLGNGLILRLIWLDSRLHTPMYFFLSHLAIVDIAYACNTVPQMLVNLVNSDKPISFAGCMTQTFLFLSFAHTECLLLVVMSYDRYVAICHPLRYSVIMSWRVCITLALTSWILGVLLALVHLVLLIPLPFCGPQKVNHFFCEIIAVLKLACADTHINETMVLAGAVSVLVGPFSSIVISYIYILCAILKIQSGEGRQKAFSTCSSHLCVVGLFYGTAIIMYVGPRNGNPKEQKKYLLLFHSLFNPMLNPLIYSLRNKEVKAALKRMLEKERTS comes from the coding sequence ATGGGGAGAAATAAGACCTCTGTCACAGAGTTCATCCTACTGGGATTTCCTCTCAACTCAAGGATTCAGATGCTTCTCTTTGGGCTCTTCTCCCTGTTCTATGCCTTCACCCTGCTGGGGAACGGGCTCATCCTGAGACTCATCTGGCTGGACTCCAGActgcacacccccatgtacttcttcctctcccacctggccatCGTCGACATAGCCTATGCCTGCAACACGGTGCCCCAGATGCTGGTAAACCTCGTGAATTCAGACAAGCCCATTTCCTTTGCTGGCTGCATGACGCAGACCTTTCTGTTCTTGAGTTTTGCTCATACTGAATGTCTTCTCCTGGTGGTGATGTCCTATGATCGGTATGTGGCCATCTGCCACCCGCTCCGATATTCTGTCATCATGAGCTGGAGAGTCTGCATCACCCTGGCATTGACTTCCTGGATTTTAGGAGTTCTCCTAGCCCTAGTACATCTAGTGTTACTCATACCATTGCCCTTCTGTGGACCCCAGAAAGTTAACCACTTTTTTTGTGAAATTATAGCTGTCCTCAAACTTGCCTGTGCAGATACCCACATTAATGAGACTATGGTTTTGGCTGGGGCAGTATCTGTGTTGGTAGGACCATTCTCCTCCATTGTGAtatcttacatttatattttatgtgccATCCTAAAGATTcaatcaggggaggggcgccagaaagccttctccacctgttCATCCCACCTCTGTGTGGTTGGACTCTTTTATGGCACAGCCATTATAATGTATGTTGGGCCCCGTAATGGGAACCCCAAGGAGCAGAAGAAATATCTCCTCCTGTTCCACAGCCTTTTCAATCCCATGCTCAATCCTCTGATCTATAGTCTGAGGAACAAAGAAGTCAAAGCTGCTCTGAAGAGGATGCTTGAAAAAGAGCGAACTTCATGA